Proteins from one Romboutsia sp. CE17 genomic window:
- a CDS encoding polysaccharide biosynthesis protein, translating into MKIPNLLLSTIILFISNVIVRGLGFLYKIFLSNTIGETGLGIYHMIFNFLMICLALTTTGIPTALSCLIANRKALKDENQTNTLFISTLYITFAVSFLISLGIAFNSKFISLKLLKNEDLNLFVLSICPAVVTITISNILRGYYYGIKKVTIPAIGQVLEQLSKILFVFLLCIYVKDKAFSCYIALLGISIGEATNILYMTIYIYKNNYLSKRYTINIKDFINSSIETLKMSLPITCNRMSNVLLQSISSMMIPSRLVLSGITYPKSLSMYGIISGMVMPFVYLPFTVGSALVVNLIPSISQEMALNKYNNVLKKINYSLLLTTVVGVLSSLIFYFFGKEICIIVFKNELAGNYLKAIFLAPLFLSLNQTLSGILHAIRKEFESSVNTILGMILQLILLYFLLPVPSLNIYAYIHTMTFTSMFTCLLHILVLVNAIKKLKVRRLK; encoded by the coding sequence TTGAAGATACCTAACCTTTTATTATCAACAATTATATTATTTATATCTAACGTTATAGTAAGAGGTCTTGGTTTTTTATATAAAATATTTTTATCTAATACTATAGGTGAGACTGGATTAGGTATATACCATATGATTTTTAACTTCTTAATGATTTGTCTTGCACTTACAACAACAGGTATACCCACAGCCCTTAGCTGTCTTATAGCAAATAGAAAGGCTTTAAAAGATGAAAATCAAACTAATACTTTATTTATATCAACATTATATATTACGTTTGCTGTATCTTTTCTTATTTCTTTAGGTATAGCATTTAATAGTAAATTTATATCTTTAAAACTTTTAAAAAATGAAGATTTAAATTTATTTGTTCTTTCTATATGTCCTGCGGTAGTAACAATAACTATATCTAATATATTAAGAGGCTATTATTATGGAATAAAAAAAGTCACAATACCTGCTATCGGTCAAGTTTTAGAACAGCTAAGTAAAATATTATTTGTATTTTTATTGTGTATATATGTGAAAGACAAAGCCTTTAGTTGTTATATAGCTTTATTAGGTATATCAATAGGTGAAGCTACAAATATATTATATATGACTATATATATTTATAAAAACAATTATTTATCAAAGAGATATACTATAAATATTAAAGATTTCATTAATTCATCTATTGAAACATTAAAAATGTCATTGCCTATAACATGTAATAGAATGTCTAATGTCCTTTTGCAATCTATAAGCTCTATGATGATTCCTTCAAGGTTAGTTTTGTCTGGAATTACTTATCCTAAGTCTCTAAGTATGTATGGTATTATAAGCGGTATGGTCATGCCATTTGTTTATCTTCCATTTACTGTAGGTTCTGCTTTAGTGGTAAATTTAATTCCAAGTATTTCACAAGAAATGGCTTTAAATAAGTATAACAATGTATTAAAAAAAATAAATTACTCATTATTGCTTACTACTGTCGTTGGAGTTTTATCATCCTTAATTTTCTATTTTTTTGGAAAAGAAATATGTATCATTGTATTTAAAAATGAACTAGCAGGTAATTATTTAAAGGCAATATTTCTAGCTCCTTTGTTTTTATCATTAAATCAAACTTTATCAGGTATACTGCATGCTATAAGAAAAGAGTTTGAATCTAGCGTAAATACTATTTTAGGAATGATTTTACAGCTAATATTACTTTATTTCTTGCTTCCAGTCCCTAGTCTAAATATTTATGCTTATATACATACAATGACATTTACATCTATGTTCACCTGTTTATTGCATATTTTAGTTTTAGTAAATGCTATAAAGAAACTAAAAGTTAGGAGGCTAAAATGA
- a CDS encoding LacI family DNA-binding transcriptional regulator, with protein sequence MKSNITIKDVAKKAGVSISTVSRVINDSKPVTDEVKQKVLDVIKETGYIPNPLARSLVTKKSQLIGVIVPEVSDSFVNEILNGIEEIAKMYDYEILLANTYSDKDQELKSINLLRAKQVEGIVMISWKVEEEHVDYMQKCGIPASYISKTARDYDIYTVSTSNTDATYDMTKYLLDKGHEKIAFIMTSKDDTVLERERLSGYEKALNERNISLDQSLIKHGTTTFEGGYNSMKEILDEGTIPHAAFVTGDEAAIGAINAICDAGYRVPEDISVAGFNDVKIAKMYRPKLTTVHQPLYDMGAVAIRMVIKMINNEELSEKKIELPYKIEERESVIERR encoded by the coding sequence ATGAAGAGTAATATAACAATAAAAGATGTAGCCAAAAAAGCGGGCGTTTCTATTTCAACTGTGTCAAGAGTTATAAATGATTCAAAGCCAGTTACAGATGAAGTTAAACAAAAAGTACTAGATGTAATAAAAGAAACTGGCTATATACCAAATCCATTAGCAAGGAGTCTAGTAACGAAGAAAAGTCAATTAATAGGGGTAATAGTTCCTGAAGTTTCAGATTCTTTTGTAAATGAAATATTAAATGGTATAGAAGAAATTGCAAAGATGTATGACTATGAAATTCTTTTAGCTAATACATATTCTGATAAGGATCAAGAACTAAAAAGTATAAACTTACTTAGAGCTAAGCAAGTAGAAGGTATAGTTATGATTTCTTGGAAAGTAGAAGAAGAACATGTAGACTATATGCAAAAATGTGGGATACCGGCATCATATATAAGTAAAACGGCTAGAGATTACGATATATACACTGTAAGTACAAGTAATACTGATGCAACATATGATATGACTAAGTACTTATTAGATAAAGGTCATGAAAAAATTGCCTTTATAATGACTAGTAAAGATGATACAGTTTTAGAAAGAGAAAGACTATCAGGATATGAAAAAGCATTAAATGAAAGAAATATAAGTCTAGATCAAAGCCTAATTAAGCATGGTACAACTACTTTTGAAGGCGGATATAATAGTATGAAAGAAATACTTGATGAGGGGACTATACCTCATGCAGCATTTGTAACAGGAGATGAGGCTGCTATAGGGGCTATAAATGCTATTTGTGATGCAGGCTATAGAGTTCCAGAAGATATATCAGTAGCAGGATTTAATGATGTAAAAATTGCTAAGATGTATAGACCAAAATTAACAACAGTTCATCAACCATTATATGATATGGGAGCTGTGGCCATAAGAATGGTAATAAAAATGATAAATAATGAAGAATTAAGTGAAAAGAAAATAGAATTACCTTACAAAATAGAAGAACGTGAAAGCGTAATAGAAAGAAGATAA
- the acpP gene encoding acyl carrier protein: protein MFEKIRTIIADQLGIDNVDDLTLETSLKEDLDADSLDAVEVIMALEDEFALEIPDEDAENMKTIGDICQYIEENK, encoded by the coding sequence ATGTTTGAAAAAATAAGAACAATAATTGCAGATCAATTAGGTATAGATAATGTTGATGACTTAACTTTAGAAACATCTCTAAAAGAAGATCTAGACGCAGATTCTCTAGATGCTGTTGAGGTAATAATGGCACTTGAAGATGAATTTGCTCTAGAAATACCTGATGAAGATGCTGAAAACATGAAAACTATAGGTGACATTTGCCAATATATAGAAGAAAATAAATAA
- the pdxR gene encoding MocR-like pyridoxine biosynthesis transcription factor PdxR, whose amino-acid sequence MDKYILEINNSSSKYLQIYNHIKKLIVDKKIKEYEKLPPIRKLAEAICVNNATIVKVYELLEKEGYIYKIVGSGTFASDLRCKKNKKLRKNIIHFDSGNPSTEIFPIDDFKKAINMALSNEGSSIFEYDEGLGSEELRENISKYLNDRFIKTNKDNIQIISGAQQGIDIVCKGLINYSDVVFVEEPTYNGAIEVFKSRGAKIIPIPMLDDGIDIGILKLKLEKIKPKLIYTMPNFQNPTGISYSTYKKKKLIELSEEYDFYILEDDFISDFTFESEDNRTLRSYDNKNRVIYIKSFSKILMPGLRIGIVEIPCELQKQILWAKYSSDISTPGLIQKSMFYYMKYFNWDEYLNSIDKIYSEKFKVAKCLILEKLSDKLKIRNSNGGINFFLELPRGYLSQDFYEFILEKGVSITPGTYFFDNIIDDRFFRINIANASIGDLEKGISIISDNLQEFFDKNKSKTELRSNKVFY is encoded by the coding sequence ATGGATAAATATATTTTAGAAATTAATAATTCTTCTAGTAAATACCTACAAATTTATAACCATATAAAGAAACTTATAGTGGATAAAAAGATAAAAGAGTATGAAAAGCTACCACCAATAAGGAAACTAGCAGAGGCAATATGTGTAAACAATGCAACTATAGTAAAGGTTTATGAACTTTTAGAAAAAGAAGGATACATATATAAGATTGTTGGGAGCGGGACCTTTGCTTCTGATCTAAGATGTAAAAAAAATAAAAAACTAAGAAAAAATATAATACATTTTGATAGTGGTAATCCATCAACTGAAATTTTTCCTATAGATGATTTTAAAAAAGCTATAAATATGGCACTATCTAATGAAGGTTCATCTATATTTGAGTATGATGAGGGATTAGGTTCAGAAGAGTTGAGAGAAAATATATCCAAATACTTAAATGATAGATTTATAAAAACTAATAAAGATAATATACAAATAATATCTGGTGCTCAGCAAGGAATAGATATAGTGTGTAAAGGACTAATAAATTACTCTGATGTAGTTTTTGTAGAAGAACCAACATATAATGGTGCAATAGAAGTATTTAAAAGTAGGGGTGCAAAAATAATACCAATTCCTATGTTAGACGATGGAATCGATATTGGTATATTAAAATTAAAACTGGAAAAAATTAAGCCAAAATTAATTTATACGATGCCAAATTTTCAAAATCCAACAGGGATATCTTATTCAACTTATAAGAAGAAAAAATTAATAGAACTATCTGAAGAATACGATTTTTATATATTAGAAGACGACTTTATAAGTGACTTTACCTTTGAATCAGAGGACAATAGAACGCTTAGAAGCTATGATAATAAAAATAGAGTTATATATATAAAAAGTTTTTCTAAAATACTTATGCCCGGTCTTAGAATAGGTATAGTTGAAATTCCTTGTGAATTACAAAAACAAATTCTTTGGGCAAAATATTCATCTGATATATCAACTCCAGGACTTATACAAAAATCAATGTTTTATTATATGAAATACTTTAATTGGGATGAGTATTTAAATTCAATAGATAAGATATATAGTGAAAAATTTAAAGTAGCAAAATGCTTGATTTTAGAAAAGTTAAGTGATAAATTAAAGATTAGGAATTCTAATGGAGGTATAAATTTTTTCTTAGAACTTCCAAGAGGCTATCTATCTCAAGACTTTTATGAATTTATTTTAGAGAAAGGAGTTTCTATAACTCCAGGAACTTACTTTTTTGATAATATAATAGATGATAGATTTTTTAGGATTAACATAGCAAATGCAAGTATAGGAGATTTAGAAAAGGGAATATCTATAATAAGTGATAATTTACAAGAATTCTTTGATAAAAATAAAAGCAAAACAGAATTAAGAAGCAATAAAGTGTTTTATTAA
- a CDS encoding DUF896 domain-containing protein, translating to MFDQKKLDRINELAKKNKAEGLTEEEKKEREILRQEYLTNFRAHFRSRLDNVKVVSPEEYEEYMKNNKN from the coding sequence ATGTTTGATCAAAAGAAATTAGATAGAATAAACGAATTAGCAAAGAAAAATAAGGCTGAAGGATTAACAGAAGAAGAAAAAAAAGAAAGAGAAATTTTAAGACAAGAATACTTAACTAATTTTAGAGCTCATTTTAGATCAAGATTAGATAATGTTAAAGTAGTTTCACCAGAAGAATACGAAGAATATATGAAAAATAATAAAAATTAA